The following are encoded together in the Primulina tabacum isolate GXHZ01 chromosome 18, ASM2559414v2, whole genome shotgun sequence genome:
- the LOC142532294 gene encoding uncharacterized protein LOC142532294 — MKPPEFDGSRTDPMVALEWVKAVEVIYDYLQFEDKDRVSYAIFILTKTTRIWWDATKVSVNVSALKWQEFKDLFYEKYFPRDVRSQKVKEFLELKQGNMSMQEYILKFEEGCQFAPYLASNGIEKGEHFLRGVRAEIKKDVRMSKATSYKEIVEKSRMAEQDEKEIERERQLKSQDFSTKDQGSGWEGKGKFRGKGKEEHRPKAPMPLPAFDRPVCPKCGKMHTGFKAESSQWPKKAQILILLLSEDDDSGFSRVQEMLSKGSQGILAAVIDVNTEMTMKLNEIEVVRDFSDVFANDVPGLPPDREVEFVIDVVPGSALISKAPYRMALTEMKELKNRLQDLLDKGFIRPSSSPWGAPVKVREADIPKTEFRTRYGQYEFLVMSFGLTNAPSFFMDLMNRVFKPYLDSFVIVFIDDILIYSKTRELHAEHLRTVLKLYANLKKCEFWLEQVSFLGHIVSREGIAVDWMKIEAIKQCPIPATVSELKDNENNYPTQDLELAAVVFELKIYRHYLYGEKCEVFTDHKSLKYLFSQRELNMRQRRCFEPQVSFFFELVDSEAVVIGSSEE, encoded by the exons ATGAAGCCACCAGAATTTGATGGTAGTAGGACTGATCCCATGGTCGCCTTGGAATGGGTCAAAGCTGTGGAGGTTATTTATGATTATCTTcagtttgaagataaagatcgaGTCAGCTATGCCATTTTTATACTGACCAAGACGACGAGGATTTGGTGGGATGCCACCAAGGTATCAGTTAATGTCTCGGCACTCAAGTGGCAggagtttaaagatttattctacgAAAAATATTTTCCTCGAGATGTTCGAAGTCAGAAAGTGAAGGAATTTCTAGAACTGAAGCAAGGAAATATGTCAATGCAAGAGTATATTCTCAAATTCGAAGAGGGGTGTCAGTTTGCCCCATATCTGGCAAGCAATGGCATCGAAAAGGGCGAGCATTTTCTTAGAGGTGTCCGAGCTGAAATTAAAAAAGATGTTCGAATGTCTAAAGCTACTTCATATAAAGAGATTGTTGAAAAATCAAGGATGGCTGAGCAGGACGAGAAGGAAATTGAAAGAGAAAGACAGTTGAAGAGCCAAGATTTTTCTACTAAGGACCAAGGTTCTGGATGGGAGGGTAAGGGTAAGTTcagaggaaaaggaaaagaggAGCATCGACCCAAAGCTCCTATGCCACTGCCTGCATTTGATCGACCTGTATGTCCAAAATGTGGCAAAATGCATACAG GGTTCAAGGCAGAATCTTCTCAATGGCCAAAGAAAGCACAAATCCTGATTCTTTTGTTATCAGAAGATGATGATAGCGGATTTTCCAGAGTTCAG GAAATGTTATCTAAAGGGTCTCAGGGGATTTTAGCTGCTGTGATAGATGTGAATACTGAGATGACGATGAAGTTAAATGAGATTGAGGTAGTTCGGGATTTTTCTGACGTATTTGCAAATGATGTGCCTGGATTGCCACCTGACCGTGaagttgagtttgtgattgacgtGGTTCCAGGTTCTGCTCTGATTTCGAAAGCTCCTTACCGAATGGCCCTGACTGAAATGAAGGAGCTGAAGAATCGGTTGCAAGATCTATTAGATAAAGGCTTTATTCGTCCGAGTTcttctccgtggggagctcca GTGAAAGTTAGGGAAGCTGACATCCCTAAAACTgaattcagaaccaggtatggccaatATGAGTTCTTAGTCATGTCATTCGGGTTGACGAACGCCCCGTCtttcttcatggatctaatgaacagGGTCTTCAAGCCATATCTGGATAGCTTTGTTAtcgttttcattgatgatatcctgatttattccaagactcgGGAACTCCATGCCGAGCATCTCAGAACTGTATTGAAGTTATACGCAAATTTGaaaaagtgtgaattctggttagagcaaGTATCATTTCTGGGCCATATCGTTTCGAGAGAAGGCATTGCAGTGGATTGGATGAAAATTGAAGCGATTAAACAATGTCCTATTCCTGCGACAGTCTCTGAG ttgaaggatAACGAGAATAATTATCCCACCCAAGATCTTGAGTTGGCTGCAGTGGTCTTCGAATTGAAAATATataggcattatctgtatggcgagaaatgtgAAGTTTTCACAGAccacaagagcttgaaatatctattcTCACAGAGGGAACttaatatgcggcagaggag atgctttgagccgcaaGTCAGTTTCTTCTTTGAGCTCGttgattcagaagccgttgttATTGGATCTTCAGAGGAGTGA